One stretch of Paenibacillus sp. AN1007 DNA includes these proteins:
- the hisH gene encoding imidazole glycerol phosphate synthase subunit HisH — protein sequence MAIAIVDYGMGNLHSVGKAVERLGYEALVTGEREAILAADGVILPGVGAFGDAMVHLRETGLDGVVKEAAAGLKPLLGICLGMQLLFSTGEEHGEHEGLDILPGKVVRFAPSELKVPHMGWNRLEFLHPENPLFAGLDAGHVYFVHSYHAITENKDDLLAVTDYGHPVTAIVGRGSNFGMQFHPEKSGELGMKLLSNFLSLTGASGTA from the coding sequence ATGGCGATTGCAATTGTCGATTACGGTATGGGGAACCTGCACAGCGTCGGCAAAGCGGTCGAACGTCTTGGCTATGAAGCGCTGGTCACAGGTGAGCGGGAAGCTATTCTTGCCGCTGATGGCGTTATTTTGCCGGGGGTAGGTGCCTTTGGTGATGCAATGGTGCATTTGCGAGAAACAGGTCTGGATGGAGTCGTAAAAGAAGCGGCTGCCGGACTGAAACCGCTGCTTGGCATCTGTCTGGGCATGCAGCTGCTGTTCAGTACGGGTGAGGAACACGGCGAGCATGAGGGACTGGACATTTTGCCGGGAAAAGTAGTGCGCTTCGCACCAAGTGAACTGAAGGTTCCTCATATGGGATGGAACCGTTTGGAATTTTTACATCCTGAAAATCCGCTCTTCGCGGGTTTGGATGCCGGGCATGTTTATTTTGTACACTCGTATCATGCAATTACCGAGAACAAGGACGATCTGCTGGCCGTTACGGATTACGGACATCCGGTTACTGCGATCGTAGGCCGAGGATCAAACTTCGGTATGCAGTTCCACCCTGAGAAGAGCGGTGAACTTGGCATGAAACTGCTCAGCAATTTCCTGTCTTTGACGGGGGCATCGGGAACAGCCTAA
- the hisD gene encoding histidinol dehydrogenase, whose translation MKIVPARQFDLKREVEYGTPEQNEAVRRIVADIRREGDAALLRYTEQLDRTQLTAAGLRVPQEELQAAYEAVEPSFVTAIRQAAANIRAFHEKQKRNSWMDWQPDGSLLGQIIRPLKRVGVYVPGGKAAYPSSVLMNVIPAQVAGVPEIVLVTPPATNGGEGIDPYILVAAAEAGVNEMYRVGGAQAIAALAYGTESIAPVDKICGPGNIYVALAKREVYGAVDIDSIAGPSEIVVLADDTANPVYVAADLLSQAEHDEMASAILVTNSAVLAEAVQAEVQRQLEVLPRRDIAAASVEQHGAIIVVDSIDEGIDVVNRLAPEHLEIMVQEPMAYAGRIENAGAIFLGPYSSEPVGDYFAGPNHIIPTNGTARFSSPVDVDDFIKKSSLIYYSKEALLQNGAAIIELARHEGLEGHARAIAVRLQQEGKAESDNG comes from the coding sequence ATGAAGATTGTACCAGCACGGCAATTTGATCTGAAGCGGGAAGTAGAGTACGGTACGCCGGAGCAAAATGAAGCGGTACGGCGCATTGTCGCAGACATTCGCCGTGAAGGGGATGCAGCGCTGCTGCGTTATACAGAGCAGCTGGATCGCACACAGCTGACGGCTGCGGGACTGCGCGTGCCGCAGGAGGAGCTCCAGGCGGCGTATGAAGCCGTGGAGCCATCGTTTGTGACGGCGATTCGCCAAGCCGCCGCCAATATTCGTGCGTTTCATGAGAAGCAGAAACGCAATTCGTGGATGGACTGGCAGCCGGACGGCAGTCTGCTCGGCCAGATTATTCGGCCGCTGAAACGAGTCGGCGTGTATGTCCCTGGAGGGAAAGCAGCGTATCCATCGTCGGTGCTGATGAATGTCATTCCGGCACAGGTTGCAGGCGTGCCGGAGATTGTGCTTGTCACACCGCCGGCGACGAACGGTGGAGAAGGCATTGACCCGTACATTCTCGTGGCTGCCGCGGAAGCAGGTGTGAACGAGATGTACCGGGTAGGCGGCGCGCAGGCGATCGCCGCTCTTGCTTACGGCACGGAGAGTATTGCCCCGGTCGACAAGATCTGTGGACCGGGTAACATCTACGTGGCGCTCGCGAAGCGCGAGGTGTATGGGGCCGTCGATATTGACAGTATCGCTGGGCCTAGTGAGATTGTGGTGCTCGCCGATGATACGGCGAACCCTGTTTATGTCGCTGCGGACCTGCTGTCGCAGGCGGAGCATGACGAGATGGCATCGGCCATTCTCGTCACGAATTCGGCCGTGCTGGCGGAAGCTGTGCAGGCCGAGGTGCAGCGGCAGCTGGAAGTGCTGCCGCGGCGCGATATTGCTGCTGCTTCCGTGGAGCAGCATGGGGCGATTATCGTCGTCGATTCGATCGATGAGGGAATCGATGTTGTGAACCGGCTTGCACCCGAGCATCTGGAGATTATGGTGCAGGAGCCGATGGCTTACGCCGGCCGAATCGAGAATGCCGGTGCAATCTTTCTCGGGCCGTACAGCTCCGAACCGGTGGGCGATTACTTTGCCGGACCGAATCATATTATTCCGACCAATGGAACTGCCCGGTTCAGTTCACCGGTAGACGTGGATGATTTTATCAAAAAATCGAGTCTGATTTATTATAGTAAAGAGGCACTGCTGCAGAACGGTGCAGCTATCATCGAATTAGCCCGACATGAGGGGCTTGAAGGACATGCTCGCGCAATTGCTGTACGCTTACAACAGGAAGGAAAGGCGGAATCGGACAATGGATAA
- the ppaX gene encoding pyrophosphatase PpaX — translation MINTVLFDLDGTIIDTNELIINSFLHVMEGWNHASPWTREQIIPHMGGTLEQQMRTFSGQEEVSEYVKGYRAYNDIHHEAMVRPFPHVIEVVEALDQAGIIMGVVTTKIRPSTLKVLERFDLLKYMKSIVTVTDVTHPKPHAEPVQKAMAELGSNPAHTLMVGDSPVDIQSAQNAGALSAGVAWSLKGEQVLNGYKPDYILHDMRDLLDIVLTETGRS, via the coding sequence GTGATTAACACGGTACTGTTTGATCTGGACGGAACAATTATTGATACCAATGAGCTGATTATCAACTCATTCCTGCATGTTATGGAAGGCTGGAATCATGCTTCCCCATGGACAAGGGAACAGATCATTCCGCATATGGGAGGCACATTGGAGCAGCAAATGCGAACCTTTTCAGGTCAGGAAGAGGTGTCAGAATACGTTAAAGGATATCGAGCCTATAATGATATTCACCATGAAGCGATGGTTCGACCTTTTCCCCATGTAATCGAGGTTGTAGAGGCTCTGGATCAAGCAGGCATCATAATGGGTGTGGTAACTACCAAGATTCGTCCTTCCACATTAAAGGTGCTGGAGCGCTTTGATCTGCTTAAATATATGAAGTCCATTGTCACAGTGACGGATGTAACCCATCCCAAACCGCATGCGGAACCCGTTCAAAAAGCGATGGCAGAATTGGGTTCCAACCCCGCCCACACCCTGATGGTGGGTGATAGCCCTGTTGATATTCAATCGGCACAAAATGCGGGTGCACTCTCCGCCGGTGTGGCTTGGTCACTTAAAGGAGAGCAGGTACTGAACGGATATAAACCGGATTACATTTTGCATGATATGAGAGATTTGCTGGACATAGTTCTCACAGAAACGGGCCGTTCATGA
- the hisIE gene encoding bifunctional phosphoribosyl-AMP cyclohydrolase/phosphoribosyl-ATP diphosphatase HisIE, with amino-acid sequence MTKVSDEIKEQLSLEQVVEHIRWDEGLVPAIVQDVDTRRVLMMAYMNRESLKLSLESGETWFWSRSRQELWNKGATSGNVQKIVSLKYDCDGDTLLVEVKPKGPACHTGALTCFHNEIIGLPESESDQDNKEEAGSSANSNKASSTAAERRFEVLAELESVIAERERERPEGAYTTYLFDKGVDKILKKIGEEASETIIAAKNKDNDELRLEVSDLMYHLLVLLQERKLPLDDIMSELSRRHERPRRD; translated from the coding sequence GTGACTAAAGTAAGTGATGAGATCAAGGAACAGCTCTCCTTGGAGCAGGTTGTGGAACACATCCGTTGGGATGAAGGATTGGTTCCTGCCATTGTGCAGGATGTGGATACCCGCAGAGTATTAATGATGGCTTATATGAATCGTGAATCGCTGAAGCTGTCGCTGGAGTCTGGAGAAACCTGGTTCTGGTCGCGTTCGCGCCAAGAGCTATGGAATAAAGGAGCAACCTCTGGCAATGTCCAGAAGATCGTTTCCTTGAAATATGACTGTGACGGCGATACGCTGCTGGTTGAGGTTAAACCGAAGGGACCGGCCTGCCATACAGGTGCATTAACTTGTTTCCATAATGAAATTATCGGTTTACCAGAAAGTGAGTCAGACCAAGATAACAAAGAAGAAGCGGGGAGCTCGGCAAACTCCAACAAGGCCTCTTCAACTGCTGCTGAGCGACGCTTTGAGGTATTGGCAGAACTGGAATCTGTCATTGCTGAGCGTGAGCGCGAACGTCCGGAAGGTGCATATACCACGTATCTGTTTGATAAAGGTGTCGATAAAATCCTGAAAAAGATCGGTGAGGAAGCTTCCGAAACGATTATTGCTGCCAAAAACAAAGATAATGACGAGCTTCGTCTCGAGGTCAGTGACCTGATGTATCACCTGCTCGTGCTGCTGCAGGAGCGCAAGCTGCCTCTGGATGACATCATGTCTGAGCTGAGCCGCCGACACGAACGGCCGCGCCGCGACTAG
- a CDS encoding ATP phosphoribosyltransferase regulatory subunit, protein MSKPKGFEKPTGFRDYTPHVVSKLRMVERNVLECMERWGYRQIITPTIEYYDTVGVASSTSDRKLFKLLNSRGTTLVLRSDLTAPIARVVSSMLKDEALPLRLSYHANVFRSIEEEAGREAEFFQTGVELVGDDSPEADAEVVALAIASLQAAGVSSFKIAMGHMGFLNGLLEEVIPGQTAEQEQLKEGLLGRDYVGYRQSIEALHLESKQKQQLEAILRLRGGKEICTHAGELSSSVEAAESIAHLCAVFEVLEAYGVSEHVLIDLTMIGDFSYYTGMTFEGYAAELGSPVCSGGRYDNLLQQFGRALPATGFALKTNRIIDGVHGISIEEKKPVRIEYSPERRAEALAEAARLRSLGQNVVTSLLDDKRPKAVASGTDAKQAEQVIIYGSKQGGQ, encoded by the coding sequence ATGTCCAAACCAAAAGGCTTTGAAAAACCAACCGGCTTCCGTGATTATACACCACATGTAGTATCCAAACTGCGAATGGTTGAACGAAATGTACTGGAATGCATGGAACGCTGGGGATACCGCCAGATTATAACACCAACAATTGAATACTACGACACAGTAGGGGTAGCCAGTTCGACATCGGACCGCAAACTGTTTAAATTGCTGAACAGCCGGGGAACGACACTGGTACTGCGATCTGATCTGACTGCTCCGATAGCGCGGGTGGTATCATCGATGCTCAAGGATGAGGCACTTCCGCTGCGTTTATCCTATCATGCGAATGTTTTTCGCTCCATAGAAGAGGAAGCCGGACGTGAGGCTGAATTTTTCCAGACAGGTGTGGAGCTTGTAGGGGACGATTCCCCGGAGGCCGACGCGGAAGTGGTCGCACTTGCAATTGCTTCACTACAGGCAGCGGGTGTATCTTCTTTCAAGATAGCAATGGGACACATGGGCTTTCTGAACGGATTGCTGGAGGAAGTAATTCCAGGTCAGACGGCTGAGCAGGAGCAGTTGAAGGAAGGGCTGCTGGGACGAGATTATGTCGGGTATCGCCAATCCATCGAAGCATTACATCTGGAGTCAAAGCAAAAACAACAGCTTGAAGCAATACTGCGTCTGCGCGGCGGGAAAGAAATCTGCACCCATGCAGGCGAGCTCAGCTCAAGTGTTGAAGCGGCCGAGTCCATTGCACATTTGTGCGCCGTATTTGAGGTGCTGGAGGCGTATGGGGTCTCGGAACATGTGCTGATCGATCTGACGATGATCGGGGATTTCTCCTATTATACAGGCATGACATTTGAAGGGTACGCAGCAGAGCTGGGATCTCCGGTATGCAGCGGTGGGCGATATGACAATCTACTGCAGCAGTTCGGGCGTGCTCTTCCGGCTACCGGCTTTGCGTTGAAAACGAATCGTATTATTGATGGTGTTCACGGCATTAGTATTGAGGAAAAGAAGCCGGTTCGTATCGAATACAGCCCGGAGCGGCGAGCGGAAGCCTTAGCCGAAGCAGCAAGACTGCGCAGTTTGGGTCAGAATGTAGTCACATCTCTTCTTGATGATAAAAGGCCAAAAGCAGTGGCAAGTGGGACAGATGCGAAACAGGCTGAACAGGTCATTATCTATGGATCAAAACAAGGAGGACAATAA
- a CDS encoding DapH/DapD/GlmU-related protein — MRKVTRYPVESQNALWHIYKTVSPWKGVRNFIWIQLSRYCPVLPLKNWIYRRMLGMKVGDHTAFGLMVMVDVFFPEKITIGENSVIGYNTTILAHEYLIKEYRLGEVIIGDNVLIGANTTILPGITIGDGAVVAAGAVVHKNVAPGAFVGGNPLRDLSRPADLPEEMVFKTDEPSQRKVH, encoded by the coding sequence ATGAGAAAAGTAACCCGCTATCCGGTAGAAAGTCAGAATGCACTTTGGCATATCTACAAAACCGTGAGCCCGTGGAAGGGCGTGCGTAATTTTATCTGGATTCAGCTGTCGCGGTACTGCCCTGTGCTGCCCCTTAAGAACTGGATATATCGGCGAATGCTTGGTATGAAGGTGGGGGACCATACGGCTTTTGGTCTGATGGTGATGGTGGATGTATTTTTCCCGGAGAAAATAACGATTGGTGAAAACTCAGTCATTGGTTACAATACCACGATTCTGGCTCACGAGTATCTCATTAAGGAGTACAGACTCGGTGAAGTCATTATCGGAGATAATGTACTGATCGGGGCGAATACAACCATCCTTCCAGGGATAACGATCGGAGACGGAGCGGTAGTTGCTGCCGGGGCTGTCGTGCATAAGAACGTGGCTCCAGGTGCTTTTGTTGGAGGTAATCCTTTGCGTGATTTATCACGTCCGGCAGACTTGCCGGAAGAAATGGTGTTCAAAACGGATGAACCTTCGCAGCGAAAGGTTCATTAA
- the hisG gene encoding ATP phosphoribosyltransferase: MSDILKVAMPKGRIYKKASKLFREAGLDIPEDVDDTRKLVIEVPEAGMEFIMAKPVDVPTYVEYGVADIGIVGKDVLLEEDRDVYELLNLGIAQCRMSVIGLPDWKAGIQQRVATKYPNIASQYFREQGQQVEVIKLNGSIELAPLIGLADRIVDLVETGQTLRENGLVEMTEILNITSRLIANRVSYRMKNARIQSLCDALQMVIPSGNEVSTGSARR, from the coding sequence ATGTCGGATATTCTCAAGGTGGCTATGCCCAAAGGCCGTATCTATAAAAAGGCCTCCAAGCTGTTTCGTGAAGCAGGACTTGATATTCCTGAGGATGTAGATGATACCCGTAAACTGGTTATCGAAGTACCTGAAGCCGGGATGGAGTTCATTATGGCCAAACCTGTCGATGTACCAACGTATGTGGAGTACGGTGTTGCCGATATTGGCATTGTCGGGAAAGACGTGCTGCTTGAGGAAGATCGGGATGTGTATGAGCTTTTAAATCTGGGGATTGCGCAGTGCCGTATGTCTGTGATTGGGCTTCCGGACTGGAAGGCGGGTATCCAGCAGCGGGTTGCTACGAAATATCCGAACATCGCTTCCCAGTACTTCCGTGAGCAGGGACAGCAGGTTGAGGTTATTAAATTGAATGGTTCCATCGAGCTTGCTCCCCTGATCGGTCTGGCTGACCGAATCGTCGATCTGGTCGAGACAGGACAGACGCTGCGTGAGAATGGGCTTGTGGAGATGACGGAGATTCTGAATATTACCAGCCGTCTCATTGCAAATCGCGTCAGTTATCGCATGAAAAATGCCCGAATTCAGTCCCTGTGTGATGCACTTCAAATGGTGATTCCGAGCGGTAATGAAGTTTCTACGGGAAGTGCGAGAAGATAA
- the hisF gene encoding imidazole glycerol phosphate synthase subunit HisF — MLAKRIIPCLDVKDGRVVKGVNFVNLRDAGDPVELAALYDREGADELVFLDISASVEGRETMEEVVRQTAGEIAIPFTVGGGISKVEDMKRILRAGADKIAVNTAAVLNPQIIADGARRFGSQCIVVAIDAKYNEAWGEWEVYTHGGRKPSGIKALEWVKQVEELGAGEILLTSMDADGTKDGFDLKLTAAVSESVRIPVIASGGAGKESHFYDVFTTGKADAGLAATIFHYKEIGVPALKQQLREQGVEIRD, encoded by the coding sequence ATGCTGGCAAAAAGAATCATTCCCTGTCTGGACGTGAAGGACGGCCGGGTCGTTAAAGGCGTGAACTTTGTCAATCTCCGCGATGCGGGTGATCCGGTAGAGCTGGCGGCACTGTATGACCGCGAGGGAGCGGACGAACTTGTATTTCTCGATATCTCCGCATCGGTGGAGGGCCGTGAAACGATGGAGGAAGTTGTAAGACAGACGGCAGGTGAGATCGCGATTCCTTTTACGGTAGGAGGCGGGATCTCCAAAGTAGAGGACATGAAGCGTATTTTGCGTGCAGGTGCGGATAAAATTGCAGTAAATACTGCGGCGGTCCTTAATCCTCAGATCATTGCGGATGGTGCACGCCGTTTTGGCTCGCAATGTATCGTCGTTGCCATTGATGCCAAGTATAACGAAGCTTGGGGCGAGTGGGAAGTCTATACCCATGGCGGGCGGAAACCATCCGGCATTAAAGCTTTGGAGTGGGTTAAACAAGTCGAGGAGCTGGGTGCGGGAGAAATTCTGTTAACCAGCATGGACGCAGATGGTACGAAGGACGGTTTTGATTTGAAGCTGACCGCTGCTGTTTCGGAATCGGTACGTATTCCAGTCATTGCGTCAGGTGGTGCAGGCAAGGAGTCTCACTTCTATGATGTTTTCACAACAGGCAAAGCGGACGCAGGTCTGGCCGCAACCATCTTTCACTACAAAGAAATTGGCGTACCGGCATTAAAACAACAATTAAGAGAACAAGGAGTGGAAATCCGTGACTAA
- the hisA gene encoding 1-(5-phosphoribosyl)-5-[(5-phosphoribosylamino)methylideneamino]imidazole-4-carboxamide isomerase gives MSSFILYPAIDIRDGKCVRLVQGDYNQETVYNDDPVQVALNWEKQGGTYVHLVDLDGAKAGHPVNDELIGRIASAVNVPVQVGGGLRTITDVERLLGLGVSRLIIGTAAIEDRAFTEEVLGRYGDKVAIGIDARNGYVATRGWLETSEVQAEVLAKELAAYGAETFIFTDISRDGMMQGPNVEAIVSLAKASGRTVIASGGVSVMDDLLRLSQHASDGVGGAIVGKALYTGSIDLAEAVRLVNK, from the coding sequence ATGTCATCTTTTATCTTATACCCGGCAATCGATATCCGGGACGGCAAATGTGTAAGATTGGTGCAGGGAGATTATAATCAGGAAACCGTATATAACGATGACCCGGTTCAGGTTGCCCTTAACTGGGAGAAGCAGGGTGGTACATATGTTCATCTGGTGGATCTGGATGGAGCAAAGGCGGGACACCCGGTTAATGACGAGCTGATTGGACGTATTGCATCTGCTGTGAATGTACCTGTGCAGGTTGGCGGCGGACTTCGTACAATTACTGACGTTGAACGTTTGCTGGGGCTAGGCGTAAGCCGATTGATTATCGGGACAGCTGCTATTGAGGATCGTGCTTTTACAGAAGAAGTATTAGGACGTTACGGAGATAAAGTGGCCATTGGTATTGATGCGCGTAATGGTTATGTTGCCACTCGTGGATGGCTTGAAACTTCCGAGGTACAGGCTGAAGTGCTGGCGAAGGAACTCGCTGCGTATGGAGCGGAAACATTTATCTTTACGGACATTTCCCGTGACGGTATGATGCAGGGGCCTAATGTTGAGGCGATTGTGTCCCTTGCCAAAGCAAGCGGACGGACAGTTATTGCTTCTGGCGGTGTCAGTGTGATGGATGATTTGCTTCGTTTGAGTCAACATGCATCTGATGGTGTTGGCGGAGCCATTGTAGGCAAAGCCCTGTATACAGGCAGTATTGATCTGGCTGAAGCAGTGCGTTTGGTGAACAAGTAA
- the hisB gene encoding imidazoleglycerol-phosphate dehydratase HisB, whose amino-acid sequence MDNQNKSAENGVQLQNQGTVRQAEVDRKTNETNIQLSFNVDGTGQSNIETDVPFLNHMLDLFTKHGQFDLNVQARGDIDIDDHHTVEDIGICLGQTLYQALGDKRGIKRYASVFVPMDEALAQVIIDVSNRPHFEYRAEYPSQQVGSFSTELVHEFLWKLALEARITLHVIVHYGQNTHHMIEAVFKALGRALDEATMIDPRVTGVPSTKGVL is encoded by the coding sequence ATGGATAATCAGAATAAGAGTGCAGAAAACGGAGTGCAGCTTCAAAATCAAGGGACAGTGCGTCAGGCAGAGGTAGATCGCAAAACAAACGAGACGAATATCCAGCTGTCATTCAACGTAGATGGCACGGGACAATCCAATATTGAGACGGATGTACCGTTTCTGAATCATATGCTCGATCTGTTCACAAAGCATGGACAATTCGATCTTAACGTACAGGCTCGGGGAGATATCGATATTGATGATCACCATACGGTTGAAGACATTGGCATCTGTCTGGGACAGACGCTGTATCAAGCGCTGGGCGATAAACGCGGAATTAAACGTTATGCCAGTGTGTTTGTACCGATGGACGAAGCGCTTGCTCAGGTTATCATTGATGTGAGCAACCGTCCGCACTTTGAATACCGGGCCGAGTACCCGTCGCAGCAGGTAGGCAGCTTTTCTACAGAGCTGGTGCATGAATTTCTTTGGAAACTGGCGCTCGAAGCGCGGATTACGCTGCATGTCATTGTGCACTACGGTCAGAACACACATCACATGATTGAAGCGGTCTTCAAGGCTCTCGGACGTGCGCTGGATGAAGCGACGATGATCGATCCACGAGTAACCGGCGTGCCTTCCACGAAGGGAGTGCTGTAG
- the hprK gene encoding HPr(Ser) kinase/phosphatase produces the protein MAKKVKVSELVQQFQMEVVSGSQGLKRYITVDDLNRPGLEMAGYFEYHPKERVQLLGRTELAFFAMLPEHERRERMQRLCTEETPCIVVTRGLEVPQELIDISEEQNLAVLRSNMATTILSSRITGFLEGKLAPTATIHGVLCDVYGVGMLITGSSGIGKSETALELVKRGHRLIADDAVEIRQTSDFQLHGTAPELIRHLLEIRGVGIINVMTLFGAGAVRNNKRITLVVRLEAWQQDKQYDRLGLDEETTRIIDTDVPLVTIPVRPGRNLAVIIEVAGMNYRLKQMGLNAALQFTNKLTATISEDMEDMD, from the coding sequence ATGGCGAAAAAAGTGAAAGTATCCGAATTGGTACAGCAGTTTCAGATGGAAGTTGTTTCGGGTTCTCAGGGATTAAAAAGATATATTACGGTAGATGACCTTAACCGTCCTGGTCTGGAGATGGCAGGTTACTTTGAATATCATCCCAAAGAGCGGGTACAACTGCTGGGAAGAACAGAGCTGGCCTTTTTTGCCATGCTGCCTGAACATGAGCGTCGTGAACGTATGCAGCGTCTGTGTACCGAGGAGACACCTTGTATTGTCGTTACACGCGGATTGGAAGTTCCACAGGAACTGATAGATATCAGTGAAGAACAGAATCTGGCCGTACTTCGGAGCAACATGGCTACGACCATTCTTTCGAGCCGGATCACTGGTTTTCTCGAAGGTAAGCTGGCACCTACCGCGACGATTCACGGTGTACTGTGTGATGTATATGGCGTAGGTATGCTGATCACAGGCAGCAGCGGTATTGGTAAGAGTGAAACGGCTCTTGAACTTGTAAAACGGGGTCACCGCTTGATTGCCGATGATGCGGTGGAGATCCGCCAAACGTCGGACTTTCAGCTGCACGGTACCGCACCAGAGTTGATCCGTCACCTGCTGGAGATCAGGGGTGTAGGTATTATCAATGTAATGACGTTGTTTGGTGCAGGGGCTGTACGAAACAACAAACGGATCACATTAGTTGTGCGCCTGGAAGCATGGCAGCAGGATAAACAGTATGACCGTCTGGGACTGGATGAAGAGACAACACGTATTATTGATACCGATGTACCACTGGTTACGATTCCCGTTCGTCCGGGACGAAATCTGGCTGTAATCATTGAAGTAGCAGGTATGAATTACCGCCTGAAACAGATGGGACTTAACGCTGCACTCCAGTTCACAAACAAGCTGACAGCAACCATTTCAGAAGATATGGAAGATATGGATTAA
- the lgt gene encoding prolipoprotein diacylglyceryl transferase, with protein sequence MDTLLLLNPIAFSIGALKVHWYGLILGTAALLGLLLLIREGKRYNIPQEVFMDMVLWGVPSAIIAARIYFVAFKWEDYKDNFWDVFKIWNGGIAIYGALIGAVICGFIFFRHKGYNFWRMADICAPGLLVGQMIGRWGNYVNQEAYGGPVEESFLRDKLHLPDFIVNQMNVEGVFRHPAFLYESVWCFVGLILLFVLRRQKFMRSGELFMSYFIWYSVGRFFIEALRTDSLAFQAPDWIASFVNGLWSPMTALGFEQGYLDPAYGNVRISQLLSLGIIAAAIVFIVVRRVTGKANARYSDPIVSSKVPADDLEHTGKAAGVGEKGTITPSPAEDDSKQVEDKKE encoded by the coding sequence ATGGATACATTATTACTGTTGAACCCGATTGCGTTTTCTATAGGCGCATTAAAGGTTCACTGGTATGGACTTATCTTGGGTACTGCGGCACTTTTGGGTCTGCTGCTGCTTATTCGGGAGGGCAAGCGATATAACATTCCCCAAGAAGTATTCATGGATATGGTTTTGTGGGGTGTGCCGTCTGCCATTATTGCCGCCCGCATCTACTTCGTGGCATTTAAATGGGAGGATTATAAAGATAACTTCTGGGATGTATTTAAAATATGGAACGGTGGTATTGCAATCTACGGTGCCCTCATTGGTGCCGTTATATGTGGATTCATTTTCTTCCGTCATAAAGGATATAACTTCTGGCGTATGGCGGACATCTGTGCACCTGGGCTGCTTGTTGGACAGATGATCGGACGTTGGGGGAACTATGTCAATCAGGAGGCATATGGCGGTCCTGTTGAAGAGTCCTTTTTAAGAGACAAGCTTCACCTGCCGGACTTTATTGTCAATCAAATGAATGTGGAGGGTGTATTCCGTCATCCGGCCTTCTTGTATGAGTCGGTATGGTGTTTTGTCGGATTAATTCTGCTGTTTGTGCTTCGCCGTCAGAAGTTTATGCGCTCAGGCGAGCTGTTCATGTCCTATTTCATCTGGTATTCGGTCGGCCGATTCTTTATTGAAGCACTGCGTACGGACAGTCTCGCATTCCAAGCTCCGGACTGGATCGCTTCATTTGTGAACGGACTGTGGTCCCCAATGACTGCATTGGGGTTTGAGCAAGGATATCTGGACCCGGCATATGGTAACGTCAGAATCTCGCAGCTGCTGTCTCTGGGTATTATTGCTGCCGCTATTGTGTTTATTGTGGTAAGAAGAGTGACAGGGAAAGCAAATGCCCGTTACAGTGATCCGATTGTTTCGTCGAAAGTTCCTGCTGATGATTTAGAGCACACAGGTAAGGCGGCTGGCGTAGGGGAAAAGGGAACAATAACGCCAAGCCCTGCTGAAGATGATTCAAAGCAAGTTGAAGATAAAAAGGAGTAA